The DNA sequence GGCGTCCGGTACGGGCATGCCGCGGTCCTCCCGCTCGCGTAGGGGCCGGCGGGGCGCGGGCCAGGCCCACGCCGCCATGAGGCCCATCATCCGCCCCTGACGGCCGGCCGCAACGTCCGGGCGCGGCGGTGGACCGTCCGGGGTCAGGCGCCTCCCGTCGTCGGTACGCGGTCGTCGTCGCGACCGGTTCTCGGCCGGGGTCGGCCTTTGGCCGCCCAGGCGAACAGCTCGTTCACCGAGCCGGTGAAGCGGCGGCCCGCCACAAGGCGGCAGCCGATGGTCCAGGCGCCGGGGTCGTCGCCGAGCCGGCGGTCGGCCGCCTCCGTGATGCCCCGGGCCAGGCGCCTCATCCCCCGTTCGTCGTCCTCCGTGATCACGCACTGCATCGGGTGCCACCGCGCGATCCCGGGCAGCCCCGCCGCGTCGCGCAGCAGGAGGTCGGCGGGGTGCGCGAGATCGAGCAGGTCGCCGACGCCGACGCCGGCCTCGTCCGCGTACGAGAAGGGTGCCGCCAGGGAGTGGTCCGGCCGCATCGGCAGGGTGCGCAGCAGGTGCAGGCCCGTGGGGCGGTCCGAGAGAAGCCGGGACCACACGAACCGGTCCGTCCCTCGGGTGGCCACCAGGACGCGCAGGTCCATCGGGCACTCGGGGTGGGCCACGATCTCGGCAGCCCGCTCGCGCAGGAGCGGGCCGTCGGCGTCCGCCGCCTGCCGTACGGCGTCCCAGTCGATCGAAATCCACCGTTCGTCGGGCTCCGGGTCCGCCTCCGCGGCGAAATGCCGGAAGAGGCGGTCGCGGCGGCGCCGTTCGGCGGCCAGGGCCGTGCGCAGCGCCCGTACGCTCCGCTCGCGCAGGGACGTCTCGAAGGCCGGGCGGACCGGGGCGAGGAGCGCCCGACCGCCCGTGGCCACGACCTGCCCGAGCAGGTCGTACCGGCCGGCGCGGGCCAGCAGCAGCCCGGCCGCCGTCTGTTCCTCGGCGTCCAGGTGGACGCGGTCGCGTCCGTAGCCCGGCTCGGGCCAGTCGGGCAGGAGGGCGCGCAGCCGCAGCAGCGGGTGGGGGGAGAGGAGGAAGTCGCGGGGAAAGGGGGCGTCGGCGAAGGGCCAGGCGGCCTCGCCGTCGCGCCAGGCCGCCAGGAAGGGCGGCAGGTCGGCGCGGGCGAAGAACCCGGCCAGGGAGCCCGGCCGGAAGCCGGTGGTCGCGCGTGCCCACTCCTGGTCGGGGTCCCGCATCAGCCCCTCGAACGACGCGCGGCGCCGCTCGGTCCGCTTCTCGTCCTCGGCCGCCTCCTGGGCGTGCCGGCGTATCGCGCGGTTCTTCTCCCACAGCCCCTCGGGCAGCCGGTCGCGGGGGCCGGTGGTCAGGCGCAGCCGGGTGGCGACTTCCTTCAACAGGTCGTAGGAGTCCGCGTAGTAGAGCAGGGAGGGGATCGGTGAGGCGGCAGGCATGCGGCCACCGTAGGGGGCGCGTCCGACAGCGCGTCAAGCTCCTGCCCCAGTGCCGGACGACGGCCCGGTGGCCGTCGCGCCCGGGCCTCAGAGCAGGTCCAGCGCGCCGATCCCCCCTATGCCGCCGAGCACCATGAAGAGCGGCATGAGCACCTTGACCTCCACCCGGCTGCCGGCCCGGAAGCGCATCGACTTCGGCGGTCCGACGGGGTACCAGCGCTTGCGGGCGATGGGGAGCGGCCAGAGGATCGGGCAGCCGGAGACGGTCAGGGCGTCCCCGATGTCGTGCACGAGGGCACCGAGCACGATGGGCAGACCGAGCCAGAGGTAGGGGTGGTCGGCGAACAGCCAGCCGGATCCGTTGCCGGGCCGGTCGAGGACCCCGGCCAGGATCCAGGCGCTGGTGGCTCCGAGCAGCCAGACGAGGACGTCGCTGGAGGTCCGGGCCATCCGCCAGAGCAGTCCTTCGACGGCCAGCACCAGGTGGACGAAGAGGATGCCGAGCACGGCCCAGCGGCCGCCCTCCACGGCCAGCAGGGAGGTGCCGGCGCCGATGAGCACCGCCCAGACCGCGGTGTGGGTGAGGGTGCGGTGGCCTCCGTTGCGCCGTGGGTCGCCCTTGCCCCGGGTCGCCTTGTAGACGCTGTGGGAGAGGGCGTCGATGACGCCGCAGAGGATGCGCGATATCGGGCCGAAGGAGCGCGATATCGTGGCCGACTTGTGATCGAGGTCCGGGGCCAGGGCGGCTCCGGCGCAGATCAGGGCGCCGACGGTGAGCACCGGCCAGGGCATCGGGTGTCCGGCGCCCGCGGCGGCGGCTCCCACCCCCAGCCAGGCCGCGGCCCCGGAGAGCGAGTGCGCCGGTCCCATCATGGTCGTTCCGCCCCTTCACCACCGGCGCCTTTCCCTTTCTGACGCCGTGTCGGCGACTCAGCGTAATGCCCGGATGATCATCGTTCGACCGGCCGGTTCCCTGATCCGGGCGGGGGGCAGGCAGTATGGGGGTGTGACCCTTATCGATCAGATGCCGAGCCATGCCGACCCCGATGCCCTCTTCGAGGCCTTCTCGACCTGGGCCGAGGAGCGGGGCATCACGCTGTACCCCGCCCAGGAGGAGGCGCTGATCGAGGTGGTCTCCGGGGCGAACGTGATCCTTTCCACACCGACCGGCTCGGGCAAGAGCCTGGTGGCGGCGG is a window from the Streptomyces mobaraensis genome containing:
- a CDS encoding metal-dependent hydrolase — its product is MMGPAHSLSGAAAWLGVGAAAAGAGHPMPWPVLTVGALICAGAALAPDLDHKSATISRSFGPISRILCGVIDALSHSVYKATRGKGDPRRNGGHRTLTHTAVWAVLIGAGTSLLAVEGGRWAVLGILFVHLVLAVEGLLWRMARTSSDVLVWLLGATSAWILAGVLDRPGNGSGWLFADHPYLWLGLPIVLGALVHDIGDALTVSGCPILWPLPIARKRWYPVGPPKSMRFRAGSRVEVKVLMPLFMVLGGIGGIGALDLL